Proteins encoded within one genomic window of Triticum aestivum cultivar Chinese Spring chromosome 2D, IWGSC CS RefSeq v2.1, whole genome shotgun sequence:
- the LOC123051420 gene encoding L-type lectin-domain containing receptor kinase SIT2 isoform X2, giving the protein MLLKPYQLGTLLLLVAAGSGPAATGGEDGFEGQQFAYNGFKGANLTLDGAVVTSKGLLVLTDGTSQIKGQAFHPSPLPFLAVTNGTGAVRSFSTTFVFAIFGPYTDLSSHGMAFFISASREVLSTALPGRYLGLLNSSNDGSRTARVFAVELDTILNPEFNDISGNHVGIDVDSLVSLDSTDAGYYDDGTGRFLNLSLISRTAMQVWVDYDSGATKITVTMAPLGVARPKKPLLQITVDLSGVVQSTAYVGFSSATGIMNARHFVLGWSFAMDGLAPALDISMLPALPQVWPNQRFMSVSVKMGLALASVTLVSVGIGIYIFVRWRRLKYSEVHEDWEIPFGPNRFSYKDLFHATGGFSDKNLLGRGGFGSVYKGVLRKPDMKVAVKRLSHNSRQGKREFIAEVVSIGRLRHRNIARLLGYCRRKGTRSSEVWPRACCICMRNGSRSLSTEI; this is encoded by the exons ATGCTTCTCAAGCCTTACCAGTTGGGCACACTGCTCCTTCTGGTGGCTGCCGGCTCCGGCCCCGCCGCCACCGGCGGCGAAGACGGCTTTGAAGGTCAACAGTTCGCCTACAACGGCTTCAAGGGCGCGAACCTGACGCTCGATGGCGCGGTCGTCACGTCGAAGGGCCTCCTCGTGCTGACCGACGGTACCAGCCAGATTAAAGGCCAGGCCTTCCACCCGTCTCCTCTGCCGTTCCTCGCCGTGACGAACGGCACCGGCGCCGTGCGGTCCTTCTCCACTACTTTCGTTTTCGCCATCTTCGGGCCGTACACCGACCTGAGCAGCCATGGCATGGCCTTCTTCATCTCCGCTTCCAGGGAGGTGCTCTCCACTGCGCTGCCAGGCCGGTACTTGGGCCTCCTCAACAGCAGCAACGATGGCAGCCGGACCGCTCGCGTCTTCGCCGTGGAGCTTGACACGATCCTTAACCCCGAGTTCAACGACATCAGCGGCAACCACGTCGGCATCGACGTTGATAGCCTGGTGTCGCTCGATTCCACGGACGCCGGGTACTACGATGACGGCACCGGGCGGTTCCTGAACCTAAGCCTGATAAGCCGGACGGCCATGCAAGTGTGGGTGGACTACGACAGCGGTGCAACGAAGATCACGGTGACCATGGCTCCCCTCGGCGTGGCCAGGCCGAAGAAGCCCCTCCTGCAGATCACAGTCGACCTCTCGGGTGTGGTGCAGAGCACGGCGTATGTTGGCTTCTCGTCCGCAACAGGCATCATGAACGCACGCCACTTCGTCCTCGGCTGGAGCTTCGCGATGGATGGACTAGCACCGGCACTCGACATCTCGATGCTGCCAGCCTTGCCACAGGTCTGGCCGAACCAAAGGTTCATGTCCGTCTCAGTGAAAATGGGGCTGGCCTTAGCATCGGTGACCCTGGTTTCGGTAGGCATTGGAATCTACATCTTTGTAAGATGGCGGCGTCTCAAATACTCGGAGGTGCATGAGGACTGGGAGATTCCGTTCGGCCCGAACCGATTCTCTTACAAGGACTTGTTTCATGCGACTGGGGGGTTTAGTGACAAAAACCTGCttgggaggggaggttttggaagTGTCTATAAGGGTGTGCTTCGCAAGCCTGACATGAAGGTCGCTGTGAAAAGGTTGTCACACAATTCAAGACAAGGGAAAAGGGAGTTCATCGCCGAGGTAGTAAGCATTGGTCGTCTTCGACACCGGAATATCGCGCGATTGTTGGGCTACTGCAGACGGAAGG GTACTAGATCATCAGAGGTGTGGCCTCGAGCTTGTTGTATCTGCATGAGAAATGGGAGCAGGTCGTTATCCACCGAGATATAA
- the LOC123051420 gene encoding L-type lectin-domain containing receptor kinase SIT2 isoform X1: MLLKPYQLGTLLLLVAAGSGPAATGGEDGFEGQQFAYNGFKGANLTLDGAVVTSKGLLVLTDGTSQIKGQAFHPSPLPFLAVTNGTGAVRSFSTTFVFAIFGPYTDLSSHGMAFFISASREVLSTALPGRYLGLLNSSNDGSRTARVFAVELDTILNPEFNDISGNHVGIDVDSLVSLDSTDAGYYDDGTGRFLNLSLISRTAMQVWVDYDSGATKITVTMAPLGVARPKKPLLQITVDLSGVVQSTAYVGFSSATGIMNARHFVLGWSFAMDGLAPALDISMLPALPQVWPNQRFMSVSVKMGLALASVTLVSVGIGIYIFVRWRRLKYSEVHEDWEIPFGPNRFSYKDLFHATGGFSDKNLLGRGGFGSVYKGVLRKPDMKVAVKRLSHNSRQGKREFIAEVVSIGRLRHRNIARLLGYCRRKGELLLVYEYMENGSLDKYLHNRNSSVLDWSHRY; this comes from the coding sequence ATGCTTCTCAAGCCTTACCAGTTGGGCACACTGCTCCTTCTGGTGGCTGCCGGCTCCGGCCCCGCCGCCACCGGCGGCGAAGACGGCTTTGAAGGTCAACAGTTCGCCTACAACGGCTTCAAGGGCGCGAACCTGACGCTCGATGGCGCGGTCGTCACGTCGAAGGGCCTCCTCGTGCTGACCGACGGTACCAGCCAGATTAAAGGCCAGGCCTTCCACCCGTCTCCTCTGCCGTTCCTCGCCGTGACGAACGGCACCGGCGCCGTGCGGTCCTTCTCCACTACTTTCGTTTTCGCCATCTTCGGGCCGTACACCGACCTGAGCAGCCATGGCATGGCCTTCTTCATCTCCGCTTCCAGGGAGGTGCTCTCCACTGCGCTGCCAGGCCGGTACTTGGGCCTCCTCAACAGCAGCAACGATGGCAGCCGGACCGCTCGCGTCTTCGCCGTGGAGCTTGACACGATCCTTAACCCCGAGTTCAACGACATCAGCGGCAACCACGTCGGCATCGACGTTGATAGCCTGGTGTCGCTCGATTCCACGGACGCCGGGTACTACGATGACGGCACCGGGCGGTTCCTGAACCTAAGCCTGATAAGCCGGACGGCCATGCAAGTGTGGGTGGACTACGACAGCGGTGCAACGAAGATCACGGTGACCATGGCTCCCCTCGGCGTGGCCAGGCCGAAGAAGCCCCTCCTGCAGATCACAGTCGACCTCTCGGGTGTGGTGCAGAGCACGGCGTATGTTGGCTTCTCGTCCGCAACAGGCATCATGAACGCACGCCACTTCGTCCTCGGCTGGAGCTTCGCGATGGATGGACTAGCACCGGCACTCGACATCTCGATGCTGCCAGCCTTGCCACAGGTCTGGCCGAACCAAAGGTTCATGTCCGTCTCAGTGAAAATGGGGCTGGCCTTAGCATCGGTGACCCTGGTTTCGGTAGGCATTGGAATCTACATCTTTGTAAGATGGCGGCGTCTCAAATACTCGGAGGTGCATGAGGACTGGGAGATTCCGTTCGGCCCGAACCGATTCTCTTACAAGGACTTGTTTCATGCGACTGGGGGGTTTAGTGACAAAAACCTGCttgggaggggaggttttggaagTGTCTATAAGGGTGTGCTTCGCAAGCCTGACATGAAGGTCGCTGTGAAAAGGTTGTCACACAATTCAAGACAAGGGAAAAGGGAGTTCATCGCCGAGGTAGTAAGCATTGGTCGTCTTCGACACCGGAATATCGCGCGATTGTTGGGCTACTGCAGACGGAAGGGTGAGCTTCTCCTGGTTTATGAGTACATGGAGAATGGTAGTCTTGACAAGTACCTACACAATAGAAATAGCTCAGTTTTGGACTGGTCTCACAGGTACTAG
- the LOC123051421 gene encoding L-type lectin-domain containing receptor kinase SIT2, which produces MLLKPYHLVAPLVLLLVAAVRCCLVAAGSSGGSHDGRQFALNGFAGANLTLGGASTVMPNGLLMLTNGATKKAKGHAFHPSLLLFGSGSNGTGPVRSFSTTFVLAIFGHGQHADLTVGGLAFFISSSWEVLSTVLSGQPLGLSNGNQSASIFAVEFDTLYNAEFRHIHNKYVGIDGDSLVSLNSANTGYYDDGTGRLLNLSVISWKAIQMWVDYDGMAKMISITMAPLGMVMPKKPMLQTTIDLSGVVQSTAFVGFSSVMRNITSGHFILGWSFALDGPAPVLDISVLPALPSAWTKNNSSNSSFMSMSLKLVLALASVALVLVGIGTYISTRRRQNCSELQEDWEVSLGPSRFSYKDLFHATEGFSEKNLLGRGGFGSVYKGVLRKPDMEVAVKRMSRDSRQGVKEFIAEVVSIGRLRHRNITQLLGYCRHKGELLLVYDYMKNGSLDKYLHTRNGQTLCWSERYSIIKGVASSLLYLHEEWEQVIVHRDIKASNVLLDNKMNGRLGDFGLARIYDHETAVETTHMAGTMGYLAPELSRAGRPTPFSDVYAFGVFLLEVTCGRRPIFIDEQNNRVLLVEWVLEHHHNGSMLDTVDARLRGEFNTEEVTIVLKLGLLCTYPSPNARPLMRKVMQYLDHDQSPPDLSPAYISYLMMAQMQNEGFDPHSIPCSRTAMSVATVSGESSATILREGR; this is translated from the coding sequence ATGCTTCTCAAGCCTTACCACTTGGTCGCTCCGCTCGTCCTGCTCCTCGTGGCCGCCGTTCGCTGCTGTCTCGTGGCCGCCGGCAGCAGCGGTGGCAGCCATGATGGTCGGCAGTTCGCTCTCAACGGCTTTGCGGGCGCGAACCTGACGCTCGGCGGCGCGAGCACGGTCATGCCGAACGGCCTGCTCATGCTGACCAACGGTGCCACCAAAAAGGCGAAGGGCCATGCCTTCCACCCGTCCCTGCTGTTGTTCGGCTCCGGGTCGAACGGCACCGGCCCTGTGCGGTCCTTCTCGACCACCTTCGTCTTAGCCATCTTCGGCCACGGCCAGCACGCCGACCTTACCGTTGGCGGCCTGGCCTTTTTCATCTCTTCATCCTGGGAGGTGCTCTCCACTGTGTTGTCAGGCCAGCCCTTGGGCCTCAGCAACGGCAACCAGAGCGCCAGCATCTTCGCCGTGGAGTTCGACACGCTCTACAATGCCGAGTTCCGCCACATCCACAACAAGTACGTCGGCATCGACGGTGATAGTCTGGTGTCCCTCAATTCCGCCAACACTGGGTACTACGATGACGGCACCGGGCGGCTACTAAACCTATCTGTTATAAGCTGGAAAGCCATCCAAATGTGGGTGGACTACGACGGCATGGCAAAGATGATCAGTATAACCATGGCTCCGCTGGGCATGGTCATGCCCAAGAAGCCCATGCTGCAGACCACCATCGACCTCTCTGGTGTGGTGCAGAGCACGGCTTTCGTCGGCTTCTCGTCGGTGATGCGCAATATCACCTCCGGACACTTCATCCTCGGCTGGAGCTTCGCGCTGGACGGGCCGGCCCCGGTGCTGGACATCTCGGTGCTGCCGGCCTTGCCATCGGCCTGGACCAAGAACAACTCATCCAACTCATCGTTCATGTCCATGTCACTGAAGCTTGTGCTGGCCTTAGCATCGGTGGCGCTGGTTTTGGTTGGCATCGGAACCTACATCTCTACAAGACGGCGTCAAAATTGCTCCGAGTTGCAAGAGGACTGGGAGGTTTCGTTAGGCCCCAGCCGATTCTCTTACAAGGACTTGTTTCATGCGACAGAGGGGTTTAGTGAGAAGAACCTGCTTGGGAGAGGAGGTTTCGGAAGTGTATATAAGGGTGTGCTTCGCAAGCCTGACATGGAGGTTGCAGTGAAGAGAATGTCACGTGATTCAAGGCAAGGGGTTAAGGAGTTCATTGCCGAGGTGGTGAGCATTGGTCGTCTTCGACATCGAAATATCACACAATTATTGGGCTACTGCAGGCATAAGGGTGAACTTCTCCTGGTTTATGACTACATGAAAAATGGTAGTCTTGACAAGTACCTACACACAAGAAATGGCCAAACTCTATGTTGGTCCGAGAGGTATTCAATCATCAAAGGTGTGGCATCAAGCTTATTGTATCTACATGAGGAATGGGAGCAAGTCATCGTCCACCGAGATATAAAGGCAAGTAATGTGCTTTTGGACAACAAGATGAATGGACGGTTGGGTGATTTTGGTCTTGCAAGGATATATGACCACGAAACTGCCGTTGAAACCACCCATATGGCTGGCACCATGGGATATCTTGCACCAGAACTCTCCCGTGCAGGGAGGCCAACACCCTTCTCCGATGTATATGCATTTGGCGTGTTTCTTCTAGAGGTGACATGTGGACGCAGGCCAATCTTCATCGATGAGCAAAACAACCGGGTGTTGTTAGTCGAGTGGGTGCTTGAGCACCACCACAACGGCTCAATGCTCGACACGGTGGATGCACGACTCAGAGGGGAATTCAACACGGAGGAGGTAACCATCGTGCTCAAATTGGGTTTGCTATGCACGTACCCATCGCCAAACGCGCGGCCTCTCATGCGAAAAGTCATGCAGTACCTTGACCATGATCAATCACCTCCTGATTTATCGCCGGCCTACATAAGCTACCTCATGATGGCCCAAATGCAAAATGAAGGGTTTGATCCACACAGCATACCATGTTCTCGAACCGCAATGAGTGTCGCCACTGTGTCGGGTGAGTCTTCAGCGACAATTTTGCGAGAGGGAAGATGA